In Streptomyces sclerotialus, one genomic interval encodes:
- a CDS encoding GH39 family glycosyl hydrolase — MGRHGGLRVRIPGRTRWVITALLGTGATVLALLLALGGLPPGGQQGRGSGNGVLGGSEAMEQLGWGFTHTEFSADRGEPAAEVAADRLLTGDPMPQNQHIMGWGARNPEPTPGKYDFHDLDRRLALIRSTGGTPVLTLCCSPDWMKGGKAGKTDWGELEKAPSPEHYEDFAKLAGKIAKRYPEVRHFIVWNELKGFFDEDRNRWDQEGYTELYNLVYEELKKVDPAIQVGGPYVVMDSYRPGDDSYSSDLAGPWGSVDQRVLDAVSYWNEHKAGADFLAVDGSSYTRDNSYEPDEFEATRKFGDVTRWLREETGLPVWWTEWYVEVGDENDDRAGWSEPHRTAVQATAMMEMARAGVATALYWNPQNEDEDCPGCLWRSTELDGGGRELPMMKLLARFGREFPPGTAFRPVRVAPDDRPNVRVLADDDAVLVVNTLGRTIQAKIDGKTFDMPGYGLRWLKRG, encoded by the coding sequence GTGGGACGTCATGGGGGGTTACGGGTGCGAATACCGGGGCGCACGCGGTGGGTGATCACCGCGCTTCTCGGCACGGGGGCGACAGTTCTTGCGTTACTCCTGGCCCTGGGCGGGTTACCGCCGGGCGGGCAGCAGGGCAGGGGATCGGGCAACGGGGTGCTCGGCGGTTCCGAGGCGATGGAGCAGCTGGGCTGGGGGTTCACCCACACCGAGTTCAGCGCCGACCGCGGCGAGCCCGCCGCCGAGGTGGCGGCCGACCGGCTGCTCACCGGCGATCCGATGCCGCAGAACCAGCACATCATGGGCTGGGGCGCGCGCAATCCCGAACCGACCCCGGGGAAATACGACTTCCACGACCTGGACCGGCGGCTCGCCCTGATCCGCAGTACCGGCGGCACGCCCGTGCTCACCCTGTGCTGCTCGCCGGACTGGATGAAGGGCGGAAAGGCCGGGAAGACGGACTGGGGGGAGCTGGAGAAGGCGCCGAGTCCGGAACACTACGAGGACTTCGCGAAACTGGCGGGAAAGATAGCGAAACGCTATCCGGAGGTCCGGCACTTCATCGTCTGGAACGAACTCAAGGGATTCTTCGACGAGGACCGGAACCGCTGGGACCAGGAGGGCTACACGGAGCTGTACAACCTGGTCTACGAGGAACTGAAGAAGGTCGATCCGGCGATCCAGGTCGGGGGTCCGTACGTCGTCATGGACAGCTACCGGCCCGGTGACGACTCCTACTCCTCCGACCTGGCGGGGCCCTGGGGCTCGGTCGACCAGCGGGTCCTGGACGCCGTCTCCTACTGGAACGAGCACAAGGCCGGGGCCGACTTCCTCGCCGTCGACGGCTCCAGCTACACCCGGGACAACTCCTACGAGCCGGACGAATTCGAGGCGACGAGGAAATTCGGCGATGTCACCCGGTGGCTCCGTGAGGAGACCGGACTGCCGGTGTGGTGGACGGAATGGTACGTCGAGGTCGGCGACGAGAACGACGACCGGGCCGGCTGGAGCGAGCCGCACCGCACCGCGGTACAGGCCACCGCCATGATGGAAATGGCGCGGGCCGGCGTCGCCACCGCGCTGTACTGGAATCCGCAGAACGAGGACGAGGACTGCCCCGGCTGTCTGTGGCGCAGTACCGAACTGGACGGCGGCGGCCGCGAATTGCCGATGATGAAACTGCTCGCCCGGTTCGGCAGGGAATTCCCGCCGGGCACCGCTTTCCGGCCCGTCCGCGTCGCGCCGGACGACCGGCCCAACGTGCGGGTGCTCGCCGACGACGACGCCGTACTGGTCGTGAACACCCTCGGCCGGACCATCCAGGCCAAGATCGACGGGAAGACCTTCGACATGCCGGGCTACGGGCTCCGCTGGCTGAAGCGCGGCTGA
- a CDS encoding pirin family protein codes for MSNLDLKPAASLCGGGGRTGPVRDLQPGKQVPLGESTLVRRLLPNLGRRMVGAWCFVDHYGPDDIAEEPGMQVPPHPHMGLQTVSWLREGEVLHRDSLGSLQTVRPRELGLMTSGRAIAHSEESPRDHGRVLHGAQLWVALPNEHRGKAPSFEHHADLPVITGGGGLSATVILGELAGARSPGTTYSPLVGADITLGAGTHVRLPLESDFEYAVLTIEGETEVDGVRLGPGSLLYLGCGRGELPVRSDVDSSLMLLGGLPFEEKIVMWWNFVARSGDEVAAARDAWMAGERFGTVHGYDGPPLPAPALPPVPLKPRGRARSGGSRR; via the coding sequence ATGAGCAACCTCGATCTCAAGCCCGCGGCCAGTCTCTGCGGGGGCGGAGGCCGGACCGGACCGGTGCGGGACCTCCAGCCAGGCAAGCAGGTTCCGCTGGGCGAGTCCACGCTGGTCCGCAGACTGCTGCCCAACCTCGGCCGCAGGATGGTCGGTGCCTGGTGCTTCGTGGACCACTACGGTCCCGACGACATCGCCGAGGAGCCCGGGATGCAGGTGCCGCCGCATCCCCACATGGGCCTGCAGACGGTCAGCTGGCTGCGTGAGGGCGAGGTGCTGCACCGCGACAGCCTGGGGTCGCTGCAGACCGTACGGCCGCGGGAGCTGGGCCTGATGACGTCGGGCCGGGCGATCGCGCACTCGGAGGAGTCGCCGCGCGACCACGGCCGGGTGCTGCACGGCGCGCAGTTGTGGGTGGCGCTGCCGAACGAGCACCGGGGGAAGGCGCCGTCGTTCGAGCACCATGCCGACCTGCCGGTGATCACCGGGGGCGGCGGGCTGAGCGCGACCGTGATCCTGGGGGAGCTGGCGGGCGCGCGCTCGCCCGGTACGACCTACTCGCCGCTGGTCGGCGCGGACATCACGCTCGGTGCCGGGACGCACGTGCGGCTGCCGCTGGAGAGCGACTTCGAGTACGCCGTGCTGACGATCGAGGGCGAGACCGAGGTGGACGGCGTACGGCTCGGGCCCGGCTCGCTGCTGTACCTGGGCTGCGGGCGCGGTGAACTGCCGGTCCGCTCCGACGTCGACAGCAGTCTGATGCTGCTGGGCGGGCTGCCGTTCGAGGAGAAGATCGTCATGTGGTGGAACTTCGTCGCGCGGAGCGGTGACGAAGTGGCGGCGGCGCGGGACGCCTGGATGGCGGGGGAGCGGTTCGGGACGGTGCACGGTTACGACGGGCCGCCGCTGCCCGCGCCGGCCCTGCCGCCGGTGCCGCTCAAGCCGCGGGGGCGGGCGCGGTCCGGCGGTTCCCGGCGGTGA
- the ddaH gene encoding dimethylargininase: MTSKQALVRRPSPRLAEGLVTHIDRQPVDAGLAVRQWETYVGTLQAHGWETIEVPPADDCPDGVFVEDTMVVYRNAALISRPGADERKPETAAAAATVEALGCFVGRVREPGTLDGGDVLKIGDTVYVGRGGRTNADGVRQIRAAFEPLGARVVAVPVSKVLHLKSAVTALPDGTVIGYPPLVDDEARALFPRFLAVPEESGSHVVLLGGGKLLMAASAPRSAELFADLGYMPVPVDIGEFEKLEGCVTCLSVRLRGLPA; the protein is encoded by the coding sequence ATGACCAGCAAGCAGGCTCTCGTGCGTCGGCCGAGCCCGCGGCTCGCGGAAGGGCTGGTCACGCACATCGACCGGCAGCCGGTCGATGCCGGGCTCGCGGTGCGGCAGTGGGAGACGTACGTCGGGACGCTGCAGGCGCACGGCTGGGAGACCATCGAGGTGCCGCCCGCCGACGACTGCCCGGACGGCGTCTTCGTCGAGGACACCATGGTGGTGTACCGCAACGCCGCGCTGATCTCGCGGCCCGGTGCGGACGAGCGGAAGCCGGAGACGGCGGCGGCCGCCGCGACCGTGGAGGCGCTCGGCTGCTTCGTGGGCCGGGTGCGTGAGCCCGGGACGCTGGACGGCGGGGACGTGCTGAAGATCGGCGACACGGTGTACGTGGGCCGCGGCGGGCGTACCAACGCTGACGGAGTGCGCCAAATCCGAGCTGCTTTCGAGCCATTGGGGGCGCGGGTCGTCGCCGTACCGGTCAGCAAGGTCCTGCACCTGAAGTCGGCCGTCACCGCGCTTCCCGACGGCACCGTCATCGGCTACCCGCCGCTCGTCGACGACGAGGCGCGGGCGCTGTTTCCGCGGTTCCTGGCCGTACCGGAGGAGAGCGGCTCCCACGTCGTCCTGCTCGGCGGAGGAAAACTGCTGATGGCGGCCAGTGCGCCGCGGAGCGCGGAGCTGTTCGCCGATCTCGGGTACATGCCGGTGCCCGTCGACATCGGGGAGTTCGAGAAGCTGGAGGGGTGTGTGACGTGTCTGTCCGTACGCCTGCGGGGGCTGCCGGCATGA
- a CDS encoding DUF5925 domain-containing protein, with product MCADHLPPGAAEESLPIRLTMDDSDSPSDVVDALFLGRFANGRQPYARSRSLERVKPGLTLLPPGAEVLRSARDDDRSATLAEGDGWTLLISRWSRGADITVTAVSDELAQKVLGQSADGAEDEPEPQPANVPMGFWYYSPRRGPYRTTRQISAGTWDEIRPNYTTPVAEALDGLMKVTPEEIAGRLLLLHGPPGTGKTSALRTLARSWRDWCQVDCVLDPERLFNDVGYLMDIAIGEDDASGRGRWRLLLLEDCDELIRGEARHTAGQALSRLLNLTDGLLGQGRNVLVGVTTNEDLERMHPAVVRPGRCLARIEVGPLTRTEAAGWLGTDEGIGREGASLAELYALRRGTRPAAVPAQDTGADAGLYL from the coding sequence ATGTGTGCCGATCACCTGCCGCCGGGCGCCGCCGAGGAGTCGCTGCCGATCCGTCTGACGATGGACGACAGCGACTCCCCGTCCGACGTGGTGGACGCCCTCTTCCTCGGGCGGTTCGCCAACGGACGGCAGCCGTACGCCCGCAGCCGCTCCCTGGAGCGGGTCAAGCCGGGCCTGACGCTGCTGCCGCCCGGCGCCGAGGTGTTGCGCTCCGCCCGTGACGACGACCGCAGCGCCACCCTCGCCGAGGGCGACGGCTGGACGCTGCTCATCTCGCGCTGGAGCCGCGGCGCCGACATCACGGTCACGGCGGTCAGCGACGAACTGGCGCAGAAGGTGCTGGGCCAGTCCGCCGACGGCGCCGAGGACGAGCCGGAGCCGCAGCCCGCCAACGTCCCGATGGGGTTCTGGTACTACTCCCCGCGCCGCGGCCCGTACCGGACCACCCGGCAGATCTCCGCGGGCACCTGGGACGAGATCCGGCCCAACTACACCACGCCGGTCGCCGAGGCCCTGGACGGCCTGATGAAGGTCACCCCGGAGGAGATCGCCGGCCGGCTGCTGCTCCTGCACGGCCCGCCCGGCACGGGCAAGACCTCAGCGCTGCGCACCCTGGCCCGCTCCTGGCGCGACTGGTGCCAGGTGGACTGCGTCCTGGACCCGGAGCGGCTCTTCAACGACGTCGGCTACCTGATGGACATCGCCATCGGCGAGGACGACGCGTCGGGCCGGGGCCGCTGGCGGCTGCTGCTCCTGGAGGACTGCGACGAGCTGATCCGCGGCGAGGCCCGGCACACCGCGGGGCAGGCGCTCTCCCGGCTGCTGAACCTGACGGACGGCCTGCTGGGCCAGGGCCGCAACGTTCTCGTCGGCGTCACGACCAACGAGGACCTGGAGCGGATGCACCCGGCGGTGGTCCGCCCAGGCCGCTGCCTGGCCCGGATCGAGGTCGGCCCGCTCACCCGCACCGAAGCGGCCGGCTGGCTGGGGACGGACGAGGGCATCGGCCGCGAGGGCGCGAGCCTCGCGGAGCTGTACGCGCTCCGCCGGGGCACCCGCCCCGCCGCGGTCCCCGCCCAGGACACCGGTGCGGACGCGGGGCTGTACCTGTGA
- a CDS encoding GntR family transcriptional regulator, which yields MVLHPLQLVVDADAADAPYEQVRTQIAEQARSGRLPAGFRLPTVRGLAGELGLAANTVAKAYRALESDGVIETRGRNGTFVAAAGDAGAQQAAEAALAFAQRAQRLGLDHQAALSAAVTALRATYGEEEEGKG from the coding sequence GTGGTCCTGCACCCTCTGCAGCTGGTCGTCGATGCGGATGCGGCGGACGCGCCGTACGAGCAGGTCCGCACCCAGATCGCCGAGCAGGCCCGCAGTGGGCGGCTGCCGGCCGGGTTCCGGCTGCCGACGGTGCGGGGGCTGGCGGGAGAGCTGGGGCTGGCGGCGAACACCGTGGCCAAGGCGTACCGGGCCCTGGAGAGTGACGGGGTGATCGAGACGCGCGGCCGTAACGGCACGTTCGTCGCGGCTGCCGGGGACGCGGGTGCGCAGCAGGCCGCCGAGGCCGCACTGGCTTTCGCCCAGCGGGCCCAGCGCCTCGGCCTCGACCATCAGGCTGCGCTGTCCGCAGCGGTGACGGCCCTCCGCGCCACGTACGGCGAAGAGGAGGAGGGGAAGGGGTAA
- a CDS encoding glycosyltransferase family 2 protein: protein MSSFLRPAETNPKAVARIPAQAEYRPVSSHLAIAPPVSVVIPAMNEAENLPYVFKTLPDWIHEVVLVDGNSTDDTVQVARELRPDVTVVKQRGKGKGDALISGFAACTGEIIVMIDADGSADGGEIVSYVSALVGGADFAKGSRFANGGGTDDMTPIRKLGNRVLTTLVNAKFGARYTDLCYGYNAFWRHCLDEIALDCAGFEVETLMNIRVVKAGLRVQEIPSHEYNRIHGVSNLRAVRDGIRVLKVILRERGTRKRAVRPAMITGEVS from the coding sequence ATGAGTTCATTCCTTCGCCCTGCGGAAACGAATCCGAAAGCCGTCGCGCGGATACCCGCGCAAGCGGAGTACCGACCCGTTTCCTCGCACCTGGCGATTGCTCCGCCGGTCAGCGTCGTGATACCGGCGATGAACGAGGCGGAAAATCTCCCGTACGTCTTCAAGACACTTCCGGACTGGATCCATGAAGTGGTTCTGGTGGACGGGAATTCCACCGATGACACCGTGCAGGTGGCACGGGAACTGCGGCCGGACGTCACGGTCGTGAAGCAGCGCGGCAAGGGCAAGGGGGATGCCCTCATCAGCGGCTTCGCGGCGTGCACCGGCGAGATCATCGTCATGATCGACGCGGACGGCTCGGCCGACGGCGGCGAGATCGTCTCCTACGTCTCGGCGCTGGTCGGCGGCGCCGACTTCGCCAAGGGCTCCCGCTTCGCCAACGGCGGCGGCACCGACGACATGACCCCGATCCGCAAGCTCGGCAACCGCGTGCTGACCACCCTGGTCAACGCCAAGTTCGGCGCCCGCTACACCGACCTGTGCTACGGCTACAACGCCTTCTGGCGGCACTGCCTGGACGAGATCGCGCTGGACTGCGCGGGCTTCGAGGTCGAGACGCTGATGAACATCCGCGTCGTCAAGGCCGGGTTACGCGTCCAGGAGATACCCAGCCACGAGTACAACCGCATCCACGGCGTCAGCAACCTGCGCGCGGTCCGCGACGGCATCCGCGTCCTGAAGGTCATCCTGCGCGAACGCGGCACCCGTAAGCGTGCGGTGCGCCCCGCGATGATCACGGGAGAGGTGTCTTGA
- a CDS encoding lipopolysaccharide biosynthesis protein, with protein sequence MSDTTTRTEERTQGERAPGGRKLRFPGRGEGTPLFRNAYALMLNTGISGLLGLGFWLVAARYYTESAVGQGSAAIAAMKLLAGLTAVTLTGALARFIPVAGRRTGRLVLRTYAGSSVVVALAAVVFLLTLDFWGPSYRFLHGTLNGLGFIVAVVAWSLLTLQDGVLTGLRSAMWVPVGNLVFSAVKLALLIAIAAAVPTAGVFVSWVAAIAVSVVPLGWLVFRRLVPRHVAATARTVRPPSLREMGRFLAGDYTGSLFSLAVVYLVPVIVASQVSSADNAYFYITSTIGGTVNLLAINMGASLTVEGSHDPARLAENTRAALRRMARIMLPVCLFLFVCAPYILGVFGDGYADAATPLLRWLAVGAALRVVMETYFAVLRAQSRTSGLAYLQGLLCVLVLGLTLLLLPRMGLTGAGVAEICSLAVIASIATVKLYGVVRGRPAAPLAKAPADGVAPDGDLADLAVHGDLGDAVRVPLDDRAAPEADGARRPTWAQRARLDVDTMPLGVHVDFDHMERRPDVRPPLTEEQVADGYREPETTGGGAAGTDAAPPAAGKPSWAKERPAASAGASGADPAEALTLPLPAVTPAEASSGASSGASSGASSGASEANTVRLPVVTPSAAAPGSGTAGAAAGRGGVTAFLAARPDLGVWALLGVALALYWLPLRGMGDADLDRMGGLGLISVLPVTTLAGAALLAVVFAAALRLSRPRRALLAVTLTLTVVTLHALPAVLETEPRFATAWQHLGFLDYIGRTGTAVPDLDARWSWPGFFAGAQFLAEACGVTDFEALLRWWPLTIQLLYLAPVFLLLRSVRADWRAKWSAAWLFALCGWVGQDYFSPQGFTYLLYLAFVAVLLVWFRDPRVLPGKLRPGETEVRPAPRRQRAVLLGVLIALFAVSVAGHQLTPFVMLGVLTFLVLVRRSTLRGLPLLLGVMVVFWIGFLAEPYWSGHFDELFGGIGGLGSNVASSVSGRIEGGSSTHQLVLYTRVLLAGSVLALACWGVLRRRLAGFAERSLLVLAFVPFLAFGMQSYGGEMALRVFMFALPGVCVLGALALFPRPAAGRRGLGPLAALLAGLVLVFGFLVARWGNEPFERTRPGEVAAMEYVYAHDVPTVRLLWLTDDPVENVTPDMPWGARDMERVQYEPTLAPRDPVRVGPLVRALKDAGPQSYLIVNRGQSEALRLDGGYADGWERRLRASLDRHPELHRVLVNDDAVLYELTDPPAGPVPQPAPGPAGPKVTWTPWSVAGGVAAVALILLLGTREIVRVALPPSVGKQRWVQGTFWFAVPLLVVFLAALVQRFVTMS encoded by the coding sequence GTGTCTGACACGACCACCCGGACCGAGGAACGTACGCAGGGCGAGCGGGCACCGGGCGGGCGCAAGCTGCGGTTCCCCGGGCGTGGTGAGGGCACGCCGCTCTTCCGCAACGCCTACGCGCTGATGCTCAACACGGGCATCTCCGGGCTGCTGGGCCTCGGGTTCTGGCTGGTCGCGGCGCGCTACTACACCGAGTCGGCGGTCGGCCAGGGCTCGGCGGCGATCGCCGCGATGAAGCTGCTGGCGGGGCTGACCGCGGTGACGCTGACCGGCGCACTGGCCCGCTTCATCCCGGTCGCCGGGCGGCGGACGGGCCGGCTGGTGCTGCGTACGTACGCGGGCAGTTCGGTGGTGGTCGCGCTGGCCGCCGTCGTCTTCCTGCTGACCCTGGATTTCTGGGGCCCGTCCTACCGCTTCCTGCACGGCACGCTCAACGGCCTGGGCTTCATCGTGGCCGTGGTCGCCTGGTCGCTGCTCACCCTCCAGGACGGGGTGCTCACCGGGCTGCGCAGTGCCATGTGGGTGCCGGTGGGCAACCTCGTCTTCTCCGCGGTGAAACTGGCCCTGCTGATCGCGATCGCGGCGGCCGTCCCCACCGCGGGGGTCTTCGTGTCCTGGGTGGCGGCCATCGCGGTGTCCGTGGTCCCGCTGGGCTGGCTGGTGTTCCGGCGGCTGGTCCCCCGGCACGTCGCTGCCACCGCGCGCACCGTGCGGCCGCCCTCGCTGCGCGAGATGGGCCGCTTCCTGGCCGGCGACTACACCGGCTCCCTCTTCTCGCTCGCGGTGGTCTACCTCGTACCGGTCATCGTCGCCTCGCAGGTCAGCTCGGCCGACAACGCGTACTTCTACATCACCTCCACGATCGGCGGCACGGTCAACCTGCTCGCGATCAACATGGGCGCCTCGCTGACCGTGGAGGGCTCGCACGACCCGGCGCGGCTGGCGGAGAACACCCGCGCAGCGCTGCGCCGGATGGCCCGCATCATGCTCCCGGTCTGCCTCTTCCTGTTCGTGTGCGCGCCGTACATCCTCGGCGTGTTCGGCGACGGGTACGCGGACGCGGCGACGCCGCTGCTGCGCTGGCTCGCGGTCGGCGCCGCGCTGCGCGTGGTGATGGAGACCTACTTCGCGGTGCTGCGGGCGCAGAGCCGGACCTCGGGCCTGGCGTACCTCCAGGGCCTGCTGTGCGTGCTCGTGCTCGGCCTGACGCTGCTCCTGCTGCCGCGGATGGGGCTGACCGGCGCGGGCGTCGCGGAGATCTGCAGCCTGGCGGTGATCGCCTCGATCGCCACCGTGAAGCTGTACGGCGTGGTCCGGGGCCGTCCGGCGGCGCCGCTGGCCAAGGCGCCGGCCGACGGGGTCGCCCCGGACGGCGACCTGGCGGACCTGGCCGTCCACGGCGACCTGGGCGACGCCGTGCGCGTCCCCCTGGACGACCGGGCGGCGCCGGAGGCGGACGGGGCGCGCCGTCCCACATGGGCGCAGCGGGCCCGCCTCGACGTGGACACGATGCCGCTGGGCGTGCACGTGGACTTCGACCATATGGAACGGCGGCCCGATGTGCGGCCGCCACTGACGGAGGAACAGGTGGCGGACGGGTACCGGGAGCCGGAGACGACGGGCGGCGGGGCCGCCGGTACGGACGCGGCACCGCCCGCGGCCGGCAAGCCGTCCTGGGCGAAGGAACGGCCGGCGGCCTCCGCCGGAGCGAGCGGTGCCGATCCGGCGGAGGCGCTCACGCTGCCGCTGCCGGCCGTCACACCGGCGGAGGCGTCATCGGGCGCCTCATCGGGCGCCTCATCGGGCGCGTCATCGGGCGCGTCGGAGGCGAACACGGTGCGGCTGCCGGTCGTCACCCCCTCAGCTGCCGCACCCGGCAGCGGTACGGCCGGTGCCGCCGCAGGCCGCGGCGGAGTCACCGCCTTCCTCGCCGCCCGCCCCGACCTCGGCGTCTGGGCCCTGCTCGGCGTCGCGCTCGCGCTCTACTGGCTGCCGCTGCGCGGAATGGGCGACGCCGACCTGGACCGGATGGGCGGGCTCGGCCTGATCTCCGTCCTGCCCGTCACGACGCTCGCCGGCGCCGCCCTGCTCGCCGTGGTCTTCGCCGCGGCCCTCCGGCTCTCCCGGCCGCGCCGGGCCCTGCTGGCGGTGACGCTGACGCTGACGGTCGTGACGCTGCACGCGCTGCCCGCCGTGCTGGAGACCGAGCCGCGCTTCGCCACCGCCTGGCAGCACCTGGGCTTCCTGGACTACATCGGCCGCACCGGCACCGCCGTACCGGACCTGGACGCGCGCTGGAGCTGGCCGGGCTTCTTCGCCGGTGCGCAGTTCCTCGCCGAGGCCTGCGGCGTCACCGACTTCGAGGCACTGCTCCGCTGGTGGCCGCTGACCATCCAGCTCCTCTACCTCGCACCGGTGTTCCTGCTGCTGCGCTCCGTACGGGCGGACTGGCGCGCGAAGTGGAGCGCGGCGTGGCTGTTCGCGCTGTGCGGCTGGGTCGGCCAGGACTACTTCTCCCCGCAGGGCTTCACGTACCTGCTCTACCTGGCCTTCGTGGCGGTCCTGCTGGTGTGGTTCCGCGACCCGCGGGTGCTGCCCGGCAAGCTGCGCCCCGGCGAGACCGAAGTGCGCCCGGCTCCCCGCAGGCAGCGCGCGGTCCTGCTCGGCGTGCTGATCGCGCTGTTCGCGGTGTCCGTCGCCGGTCATCAGCTGACGCCGTTCGTGATGCTCGGCGTGCTCACGTTCCTGGTGCTGGTCCGCCGTTCGACGCTGCGCGGCCTGCCGCTGCTGCTCGGGGTCATGGTCGTCTTCTGGATCGGCTTCCTCGCCGAGCCGTACTGGTCGGGCCACTTCGACGAGCTGTTCGGCGGCATCGGCGGCCTCGGCTCCAACGTGGCCTCCTCCGTGTCGGGCCGCATCGAAGGCGGCAGCAGCACGCACCAGCTCGTCCTCTACACCCGGGTGCTGCTGGCCGGTTCGGTACTCGCGCTGGCCTGCTGGGGCGTGCTGCGGCGACGGCTGGCGGGCTTCGCCGAACGTTCGCTGCTCGTCCTCGCCTTCGTGCCGTTCCTGGCGTTCGGGATGCAGTCCTACGGTGGCGAGATGGCGCTGCGCGTCTTCATGTTCGCGCTGCCGGGCGTCTGCGTGCTCGGTGCGCTCGCGCTCTTCCCGCGCCCCGCCGCCGGGCGGCGCGGCCTCGGACCCCTCGCGGCCCTGCTGGCCGGCCTGGTGCTGGTCTTCGGGTTCCTCGTGGCCCGCTGGGGCAACGAGCCGTTCGAGCGGACCCGGCCCGGTGAGGTCGCGGCGATGGAGTACGTGTACGCGCACGACGTGCCGACCGTACGGCTGCTGTGGCTGACCGACGACCCGGTCGAGAACGTCACCCCGGACATGCCGTGGGGCGCCCGGGACATGGAGCGCGTCCAGTACGAGCCGACCCTCGCGCCGCGCGACCCGGTGCGCGTCGGCCCGCTCGTCCGGGCCCTGAAGGACGCGGGCCCCCAGTCGTACCTGATCGTCAACCGCGGGCAGTCCGAGGCGCTGCGGCTGGACGGCGGCTACGCCGACGGCTGGGAACGGCGGCTGCGGGCCTCCCTGGACCGCCACCCCGAGCTGCACCGGGTGCTCGTCAACGACGACGCGGTGCTGTACGAGCTGACGGACCCGCCCGCGGGCCCGGTGCCGCAGCCGGCCCCCGGGCCGGCCGGCCCGAAGGTCACCTGGACGCCGTGGTCGGTGGCGGGCGGCGTGGCGGCGGTGGCGCTGATCCTGCTGCTGGGCACCCGGGAGATCGTCCGGGTGGCGCTGCCGCCGAGCGTCGGCAAACAGCGCTGGGTGCAGGGCACGTTCTGGTTCGCCGTGCCGCTGCTCGTGGTCTTCCTGGCGGCCCTGGTCCAGCGGTTCGTGACGATGTCGTAG
- a CDS encoding polysaccharide deacetylase family protein — protein MYHAVAHKPAPATYGLSVAPGAFAEQMAVLHDTGYHPLTTAELAAAWRNGTPLPDRPVLLTFDDGYEGVHRYALPVLAKYGFPATLFVSTGWLPGPYDTGGALDTMLGWDQVRELAAAGVEIGGHSHTHPQLDQLPDDTLWAEVLRCKGIVAEQLGAAPVSFAYPYGYSSRRVRRTVRAAGFRQSLAVGNGLAGYRQGPYALRRLTVRRSTELAEFRRIVAGEALGRTFAKDRALTKGYALLRRSRQVIRRCAPGD, from the coding sequence ATGTACCACGCGGTGGCCCACAAACCGGCCCCCGCGACGTACGGCCTGTCCGTCGCGCCCGGCGCGTTCGCCGAGCAGATGGCGGTCCTGCACGACACGGGGTACCACCCGCTGACCACGGCGGAGCTCGCGGCCGCGTGGCGGAACGGCACCCCGCTGCCCGACCGCCCGGTACTGCTCACCTTCGACGACGGCTACGAAGGCGTGCACCGCTACGCCCTGCCCGTCCTGGCCAAGTACGGCTTCCCGGCCACGCTCTTCGTGTCCACCGGCTGGCTGCCCGGACCGTACGACACCGGCGGCGCGCTGGACACCATGCTCGGCTGGGACCAGGTACGGGAACTGGCCGCCGCCGGGGTGGAGATCGGCGGCCACAGCCACACCCATCCCCAGCTGGACCAGCTCCCCGACGACACGCTCTGGGCCGAGGTGCTGCGCTGCAAGGGCATCGTCGCCGAGCAGCTGGGCGCGGCCCCGGTGTCCTTCGCCTACCCCTACGGCTACTCCAGCCGGCGGGTGCGGCGGACGGTGCGCGCCGCGGGCTTCCGGCAGTCGCTGGCCGTCGGCAACGGCCTGGCGGGCTACCGGCAGGGCCCGTACGCGCTGCGCCGGCTGACCGTACGGCGCAGCACGGAACTGGCGGAGTTCCGGCGGATCGTCGCCGGCGAGGCCCTGGGCCGGACGTTCGCCAAGGACCGCGCGCTCACCAAGGGGTACGCCCTGCTCCGCAGATCGCGCCAGGTGATCAGGCGCTGCGCTCCGGGGGACTGA